The following are encoded together in the Aciduricibacillus chroicocephali genome:
- a CDS encoding immunity protein YezG family protein, with product MNTGNLENIYQKIAIHLNSIIPEPWEKIMVYSEVDEYSDSTVFFYYPKNKQEPIYSLDIEDMEGVDEDKTDRQLNILDSIFRELWEEFKRNKQEPWTNLTFELYSTGKFDVEFDYTLLEEENNYNHYERLIIWKYKKLGISPNEKRKSDVELIREYINTQK from the coding sequence ATGAATACAGGGAACTTGGAAAATATTTATCAAAAAATAGCTATTCATTTAAACAGTATTATTCCAGAGCCATGGGAAAAAATAATGGTATATTCAGAAGTTGATGAATATAGTGATTCGACGGTATTTTTCTACTATCCCAAAAATAAGCAGGAACCGATATACAGTTTAGATATTGAAGATATGGAAGGTGTCGATGAAGACAAGACAGATCGTCAATTAAATATTCTCGATAGTATCTTTAGAGAATTATGGGAAGAATTCAAAAGAAATAAGCAGGAACCTTGGACTAATTTAACATTTGAGTTATATTCTACTGGTAAGTTTGACGTTGAATTTGATTATACTTTATTGGAGGAAGAAAATAATTATAATCATTATGAGAGATTAATTATATGGAAGTATAAAAAATTAGGGATTTCTCCTAATGAAAAGAGAAAAAGTGATGTGGAACTAATTAGAGAATATATTAATACACAAAAATAA